In Herbinix luporum, a single window of DNA contains:
- the ftsL2 gene encoding cell division protein FtsL has protein sequence MARNNKSYRYQTRTNYTDGNTARKREFNVDYAMGNYNAVPDRQTRPIPEPQRRVETRPQRQVRRQPRELSGISKTSLFILILAIGATLYFCIEFLMLQNQVSKMERDIISMERNLTAMKNENDAAYEQIEKVYDLDYVYNIAVNELGMVYPNNNEIITFKKADENYVRQYADIPD, from the coding sequence ATGGCAAGAAACAACAAATCCTATCGATATCAAACTAGGACAAACTATACCGACGGTAATACAGCCCGTAAGCGAGAATTTAACGTAGATTATGCTATGGGAAATTATAATGCTGTACCGGACAGGCAAACAAGACCTATTCCCGAACCACAAAGAAGGGTAGAAACTAGGCCACAAAGACAGGTAAGAAGACAACCAAGAGAACTATCCGGCATCAGTAAGACTTCTTTGTTTATACTAATCTTAGCCATAGGGGCAACCTTGTATTTTTGCATTGAATTTTTGATGCTACAGAACCAGGTAAGCAAAATGGAAAGAGATATTATATCCATGGAGCGTAATTTGACGGCTATGAAGAACGAAAATGATGCAGCCTATGAGCAGATAGAAAAGGTGTATGATCTTGACTATGTATATAATATTGCTGTAAACGAGCTTGGAATGGTTTATCCTAATAACAATGAAATAATTACTTTTAAAAAAGCTGATGAAAATTATGTAAGGCAGTATGCAGATATACCTGATTAA
- a CDS encoding peptidoglycan D,D-transpeptidase FtsI family protein, translated as MQKTTKIRRFTSRMQARLLLVFCVITLLSIGLIGRLIYIMQTDGERYAKQVLSRQSYVSAVLPYKRGEILDRDGTVLARSELRYRLILDPYNLLENEDKIPTTLEALKSHYGIEAETVDTILKESPNSRYKILLDDLQLAQVEDFKKLIKEDKKITALWFEEKYVRTYPYNTLACDVLGFTSADNKGYWGIEEYYNEELNGINGREYGYYDSSLNIERIVKKPQNGNSVVTTIDINAQRIIQKHIKRFNEETGSLNIGVLIMDPNNGDIIAMASNEEYDLNSPRDLSGIYSEEELSNMTLEEKIEAMNKIWKNDIISSGFEPGSTFKPFTVAIGLEEAIISKDSTYYCDGKERVGGWDIRCSARHGHGELTLAETLMKSCNDAMMQIAEAEGRDLFYQYQKYFSFGQKTGIDLPGEESGLIKSVEELNAAELATSSFGQTLTTTMLQMAAGYASLVNGGYYYQPRVVKEILNDQNATVKKIEPLLIRRTVSEETSEFIKEAMYQTVELGTAKYAKVEGYTIGGKTGTAEKIPRNQGNYVVSFLGSVPAMDPSIVIYVVIDEPQNVPRQDNSSIATKFTAEIMKELLPALGIYPEGEIDYLLPDPDDITDDNTNEETDEDTNEDTNTDNNVNDDQTTNTEETTREDINSEVNDDNQEGQNEEAGEEAAGEE; from the coding sequence ATGCAGAAAACTACAAAAATTAGAAGATTTACATCCAGAATGCAAGCAAGATTATTGCTTGTATTTTGTGTAATTACTTTACTTTCTATAGGCCTTATTGGTAGGCTTATATATATAATGCAAACAGACGGTGAAAGGTATGCTAAGCAGGTTCTTTCTAGGCAGTCCTATGTAAGCGCTGTTCTTCCTTATAAAAGAGGTGAAATTCTTGATAGGGATGGGACAGTTTTGGCAAGAAGCGAACTGAGATATAGATTGATTTTAGATCCCTATAATCTTTTGGAGAATGAAGATAAGATTCCTACTACCCTTGAGGCTTTAAAAAGTCATTATGGTATTGAGGCTGAGACTGTAGATACTATATTGAAAGAAAGCCCAAACAGTAGGTACAAAATATTGCTAGATGACCTACAATTAGCTCAGGTAGAAGATTTTAAAAAGCTTATAAAAGAGGACAAAAAGATAACGGCCCTTTGGTTTGAAGAAAAATATGTAAGAACCTATCCTTATAATACACTTGCCTGTGATGTTCTTGGATTTACATCTGCAGATAACAAGGGATACTGGGGAATAGAAGAGTATTATAATGAGGAATTAAACGGTATTAATGGCCGAGAATATGGTTATTATGATTCTTCATTAAATATTGAGAGGATTGTTAAAAAACCGCAAAACGGTAATAGTGTTGTAACAACTATTGATATTAATGCCCAAAGAATTATTCAAAAACATATAAAAAGGTTTAATGAGGAAACCGGAAGTCTTAATATAGGCGTACTTATTATGGATCCTAACAATGGGGATATAATTGCCATGGCTTCCAACGAGGAATATGATTTAAATTCTCCCAGAGATTTATCGGGTATATATAGTGAAGAAGAACTTTCTAATATGACTCTGGAAGAAAAGATTGAAGCCATGAATAAGATTTGGAAAAATGATATAATAAGTTCAGGATTTGAGCCCGGTTCTACTTTTAAGCCTTTTACAGTGGCAATTGGCCTTGAAGAAGCCATTATTTCTAAAGACAGTACATATTATTGTGACGGAAAAGAGCGTGTGGGAGGATGGGATATCCGTTGTAGTGCCAGACATGGCCATGGAGAATTAACTTTGGCCGAAACCTTAATGAAGTCCTGTAACGATGCCATGATGCAGATTGCCGAGGCAGAAGGAAGAGACCTGTTTTATCAATATCAAAAATATTTTTCCTTTGGTCAAAAAACCGGTATAGACCTGCCCGGTGAAGAGAGCGGACTTATAAAGTCGGTGGAAGAGCTAAATGCTGCTGAACTTGCAACCAGTAGTTTTGGTCAGACACTTACAACAACAATGCTTCAGATGGCAGCAGGGTATGCTTCTTTAGTAAATGGAGGTTATTACTATCAACCCCGTGTGGTAAAGGAGATTCTAAATGACCAGAATGCAACAGTTAAGAAAATTGAGCCTCTTCTTATAAGACGTACTGTATCTGAAGAAACATCTGAGTTTATTAAGGAGGCAATGTATCAAACAGTTGAACTTGGAACTGCAAAGTATGCCAAGGTTGAAGGTTATACAATCGGAGGAAAGACAGGTACTGCTGAAAAAATTCCCAGAAATCAAGGTAATTATGTGGTATCCTTCCTAGGTTCAGTACCTGCTATGGATCCCAGTATTGTAATATATGTAGTTATAGATGAACCACAAAATGTACCAAGGCAGGATAACAGCTCAATCGCAACTAAGTTTACCGCCGAAATAATGAAGGAACTACTTCCTGCACTGGGCATATATCCAGAAGGGGAGATTGATTATCTGCTCCCTGATCCGGATGATATTACAGATGATAATACAAATGAAGAAACTGATGAAGACACCAATGAAGACACTAATACTGACAATAATGTAAATGATGACCAAACAACTAATACAGAGGAAACTACAAGAGAAGACATAAATTCTGAAGTAAATGACGATAATCAAGAGGGACAAAATGAAGAAGCCGGGGAAGAAGCAGCCGGAGAAGAATAA
- the murA gene encoding UDP-N-acetylglucosamine 1-carboxyvinyltransferase, protein MSSIMVIGGSKLNGEIKIQGSKNAALPIIAATILNKGITVLKNCPKILDVFHMIKVLKELGCVAIWEGSTLIIDTTTVNSPKVSEDSVQKMRSSILFLGALLGRCHEVSIAYPGGCLIGKRPIDYHLDSIKKMNVNQVFLGEDKDIIHCFTDKIVGTDIFLKFPSVGATQNIILAAVLSEGVTRIFNAAREPEVVELCNFLLEAGARICGKGTAFIEIEGVKQLHDVEFTLSSDRIVTGTYMAAVAAAGGNVILHDVPIRHIESVIRVLDKVGCNINPKGNSLKISCDKRPNPYELLKTKPYPGFPTDMQSQLMTVLSIADGESTIVEEIFESRYQNVNELKKMGANITVINSENKALISGVKQLKSAVVKAHDLRAGAALVIAGLVAEGRTIVKNSASIERGYEDICRDLSNLGANIKFCSGNIL, encoded by the coding sequence ATGTCGAGTATTATGGTTATCGGCGGCAGCAAGTTAAATGGTGAAATAAAAATACAAGGTTCAAAAAATGCAGCATTACCAATTATTGCTGCTACTATTTTGAATAAAGGTATAACTGTACTAAAGAATTGTCCGAAAATACTGGATGTATTTCACATGATAAAAGTACTGAAGGAATTAGGGTGTGTGGCCATTTGGGAAGGTAGTACTCTTATTATAGATACCACTACCGTTAATTCCCCTAAGGTATCCGAAGATTCAGTACAAAAGATGAGAAGTTCAATTTTGTTTTTAGGAGCTTTACTGGGAAGATGTCATGAAGTATCTATTGCTTATCCGGGAGGTTGTTTAATTGGTAAACGGCCTATTGATTATCATTTAGATTCTATTAAGAAGATGAATGTAAATCAGGTATTTCTCGGAGAAGATAAGGATATAATTCATTGCTTTACAGATAAAATAGTCGGTACTGATATTTTCCTTAAGTTCCCCAGTGTGGGAGCTACCCAAAATATTATACTGGCAGCAGTGCTTTCAGAAGGAGTTACCCGTATATTTAACGCCGCACGGGAACCGGAAGTAGTGGAGTTATGTAACTTTTTATTAGAAGCCGGAGCCAGAATCTGCGGAAAAGGTACTGCTTTTATTGAAATCGAAGGAGTAAAGCAGCTTCATGATGTTGAATTTACACTTTCATCTGACAGAATAGTAACAGGAACATATATGGCAGCCGTAGCCGCTGCAGGAGGTAATGTTATTTTACATGACGTGCCTATAAGACACATAGAATCTGTTATTAGGGTACTTGATAAAGTGGGGTGTAATATTAATCCAAAAGGTAACAGCCTAAAAATAAGCTGTGATAAGCGGCCAAATCCTTATGAACTTCTTAAGACAAAGCCCTATCCAGGATTTCCCACGGATATGCAGTCTCAGCTAATGACAGTACTTAGTATTGCAGATGGGGAAAGTACAATAGTAGAAGAAATATTTGAATCACGGTATCAAAATGTAAATGAGCTAAAGAAAATGGGAGCAAATATTACTGTTATAAATTCGGAAAATAAAGCCCTTATATCAGGAGTAAAGCAGTTAAAATCAGCTGTGGTAAAAGCACATGACCTACGGGCAGGTGCTGCCCTGGTGATTGCAGGCCTTGTGGCAGAAGGAAGAACAATTGTCAAAAATTCAGCCAGTATTGAGCGGGGGTACGAAGATATCTGTAGAGATTTAAGTAATCTAGGGGCAAATATAAAGTTTTGCAGCGGAAATATTTTATAG
- the murD gene encoding UDP-N-acetylmuramoyl-L-alanine--D-glutamate ligase translates to MKLKDKKVLVFGAGKSGISAARLLQKLEAYVVLYDGKKDVDTGTFKDKIDTSKNWEAYFGEFPMDKLDQIDLMIISPGIAIDHPFVEAVKEKAIPIWGEIELAYRHSKGKIIAVTGTNGKTTTTSLIGEIMNTYFKQVFVVGNIGNPYTDIALDTTEDSVTIIELSSFQLETIHEFCPDVSAILNITPDHLNRHHTMENYINLKKSIAKNQSIKNLCVLNYEDVHTRKIGNELDTRIVYFSSETKLDNGLYLDGDDIIYSKEEIKEKICNVNELQILGKHSYENVMAAVAVAIEMGIPMDLIYQAIRSFKAVEHRIEYVDTINGVSYYNDSKGTNPDASIKAVMAMKKPTILIGGGYDKGSSFDEWILSFKGKVKTLVLMGETKEKIAATAKKYNFNNIIMVEDLKEAVLVSAREAKEGDVVLLSPACASWGMFDNYEQRGRMFKKYVKELL, encoded by the coding sequence ATGAAGCTTAAGGATAAGAAGGTTCTGGTATTTGGTGCAGGCAAAAGCGGAATATCAGCAGCAAGACTGTTACAAAAACTTGAAGCATATGTTGTATTATATGACGGTAAGAAGGATGTTGATACCGGTACCTTTAAGGATAAAATAGATACAAGTAAGAACTGGGAAGCTTATTTCGGAGAATTTCCCATGGATAAATTAGATCAGATTGACTTAATGATAATAAGCCCCGGTATAGCCATAGATCATCCTTTTGTGGAGGCTGTAAAAGAAAAAGCTATACCCATATGGGGAGAAATTGAATTGGCTTACCGCCATTCTAAGGGAAAAATTATAGCAGTTACAGGAACAAACGGTAAAACCACCACTACTTCTTTAATAGGAGAAATAATGAATACATATTTTAAGCAGGTTTTTGTGGTGGGTAATATAGGTAATCCCTATACAGATATCGCCCTAGATACCACTGAGGATTCTGTAACTATAATTGAGCTTAGTAGTTTTCAATTAGAAACTATCCATGAGTTTTGCCCAGATGTAAGTGCTATATTAAATATAACACCGGATCATCTAAACAGGCATCATACCATGGAAAATTATATAAATCTTAAAAAAAGCATAGCAAAAAACCAAAGTATAAAAAATTTATGTGTCCTTAATTATGAGGATGTCCATACCCGTAAGATAGGTAATGAGCTAGATACAAGGATTGTATATTTTTCCAGTGAAACTAAGCTGGATAATGGACTATACTTAGATGGGGATGACATAATATATAGTAAAGAAGAAATAAAAGAAAAAATATGCAATGTAAATGAACTTCAAATTTTAGGAAAACACTCATATGAAAATGTTATGGCAGCTGTGGCAGTAGCCATAGAGATGGGAATTCCCATGGACCTTATTTACCAGGCTATAAGATCCTTTAAGGCAGTAGAACATAGGATAGAATATGTTGATACTATAAATGGTGTAAGTTATTATAACGACTCTAAAGGTACCAACCCCGATGCTTCAATTAAAGCAGTTATGGCCATGAAAAAACCTACCATACTAATTGGGGGAGGCTATGATAAAGGCTCATCCTTTGATGAATGGATCTTGTCTTTTAAGGGTAAGGTAAAAACCTTGGTACTGATGGGAGAGACCAAGGAAAAAATTGCTGCTACAGCAAAAAAATATAACTTTAATAATATTATTATGGTTGAAGACCTAAAAGAAGCAGTACTGGTAAGTGCCAGGGAGGCTAAGGAAGGTGACGTGGTACTTTTGTCTCCTGCCTGTGCCAGCTGGGGCATGTTCGATAATTACGAACAGCGTGGAAGAATGTTTAAGAAATATGTAAAAGAATTGTTGTAA
- the rsmH gene encoding 16S rRNA (cytosine(1402)-N(4))-methyltransferase RsmH: MAFEHKSVLLDEVIENFNIDPIGIYVDGTLGGGGHSSEIAARLTSGRLIGLDQDEAAIKAAGERLAKFKDKVTIVRSNYSHIKEVLESIHIDKVNGILLDLGVSSYQLDTPDRGFSYREDAALDMRMDLRNQLTAKDIVNNYSEMELYRIIRDYGEDKFAKNIAKHIVRARQIKPIETTFELNDIIKAAIPAKVRAVGGHPSKRTFQAIRIELNKELDVLKDSLQDMIDVLKPGGRLLIITFHSLEDRIVKEAFRTNENPCTCPPSFPVCVCGKKAKGRNITKKPIQPTAKELEFNKRAKSAKLRIFEKTS, from the coding sequence ATGGCATTTGAACACAAGTCAGTACTTTTAGATGAGGTAATAGAAAACTTTAATATAGATCCGATCGGTATATATGTAGACGGAACTTTAGGAGGAGGCGGCCATTCTTCTGAAATAGCTGCCAGATTAACTTCAGGAAGACTTATAGGTTTGGATCAAGATGAAGCGGCCATAAAAGCTGCAGGAGAACGATTGGCCAAGTTTAAAGATAAAGTTACCATTGTAAGGAGTAACTATAGCCATATAAAAGAAGTATTAGAAAGTATCCATATAGATAAGGTAAATGGAATTCTTCTAGATCTTGGAGTTTCCTCATATCAACTAGATACTCCGGATCGGGGATTTTCTTACCGAGAAGATGCAGCTTTGGATATGAGAATGGACTTAAGAAATCAGCTAACTGCAAAAGATATAGTAAATAATTACAGTGAGATGGAATTATACCGGATTATAAGAGATTACGGTGAAGATAAATTTGCAAAAAATATTGCTAAGCATATTGTAAGGGCCAGGCAAATTAAGCCCATAGAAACCACTTTCGAACTAAATGATATTATAAAGGCAGCCATTCCGGCTAAAGTTCGTGCAGTGGGTGGACATCCTTCAAAGAGAACTTTTCAGGCTATTAGAATAGAGTTAAATAAAGAACTGGATGTTCTAAAAGATAGTCTACAGGATATGATAGATGTTCTTAAACCAGGAGGTAGGCTACTTATAATAACCTTCCATTCTCTTGAGGATAGAATTGTAAAGGAAGCTTTTAGAACCAATGAAAATCCATGTACCTGTCCACCAAGTTTTCCGGTCTGTGTATGTGGTAAGAAAGCAAAAGGAAGAAACATTACCAAGAAACCTATCCAACCCACAGCTAAGGAGTTGGAATTTAATAAAAGAGCGAAAAGTGCAAAACTAAGAATTTTTGAAAAGACATCTTAA
- the mraZ gene encoding division/cell wall cluster transcriptional repressor MraZ, whose product MFMGEYIHTVDAKGRVIIPSKFREDLGEEFVITLGLDGCLFAYPNSEWQIFVEKLKTLPGTKDARQLQRYFMAGAAACQADKQGRILIPAKLREKAALDKDIVFVGVLNKIEIWNKERWDQNNTYDDVDDIAEHMSQYGINF is encoded by the coding sequence ATGTTTATGGGTGAATATATCCATACTGTTGATGCAAAAGGAAGAGTTATTATACCATCCAAGTTCAGAGAAGATTTAGGGGAAGAGTTTGTTATTACTCTTGGTCTTGATGGTTGTCTTTTTGCATACCCAAATTCCGAATGGCAGATATTTGTTGAAAAGCTTAAAACACTCCCGGGAACAAAAGATGCCAGGCAACTGCAACGATATTTTATGGCCGGTGCAGCTGCATGCCAAGCAGATAAACAGGGTAGAATATTAATACCTGCCAAACTGAGAGAAAAAGCTGCTTTAGATAAGGACATTGTCTTTGTAGGCGTTCTTAATAAGATTGAAATATGGAATAAAGAACGCTGGGATCAGAATAATACTTATGATGATGTTGATGATATAGCAGAGCATATGTCCCAGTACGGCATTAATTTCTAA
- a CDS encoding FtsW/RodA/SpoVE family cell cycle protein, with product MARTAGEVNRKKVHSYYDYSLLFLILFLVCFGLVMIYSTSSYNAQKFYGDAAYYLTRQALFAGAGILIMLFVSKIDYRLYTKKLPIIKLRPITILYFLCALLQTYVIIFGNEVKGAKRWIKLGSLGTFQPSELSKIAVILGTAFIVNLAPRKLDKIWGFLRVLLFMGPLLGLIVAENFSTGLIIGLIIVAISFVASKKKAYFIISGAALAGLASLLIIFVDFRTTRFEAWRNVETHEKGYQILQGLYAIASGGVFGKGLGESMQKLGFIPESHNDMIFSVVCEELGLFGAVTLILLFILLLWRIFIIAINAPDLYGGLIATGVLVHIASQVLINIAVVTSTIPPTGIPLPFISYGGSSLMVILFEMGIVLSISNQIKVQRSR from the coding sequence ATGGCAAGAACAGCAGGTGAAGTAAACAGAAAAAAAGTACATAGCTATTATGATTATAGTCTACTATTCCTAATACTTTTTCTTGTGTGCTTTGGCTTAGTCATGATATATAGTACATCTTCCTATAATGCTCAGAAATTTTATGGGGATGCAGCTTATTATTTGACAAGGCAAGCACTCTTTGCCGGAGCAGGAATATTAATTATGCTATTTGTGTCCAAAATTGATTATAGATTATATACTAAAAAGCTCCCCATAATAAAACTAAGGCCTATAACCATATTATATTTCTTGTGTGCCTTACTTCAAACCTATGTTATTATATTTGGTAATGAGGTTAAAGGTGCAAAGCGATGGATTAAATTAGGGTCTTTGGGTACCTTCCAGCCTTCTGAACTTTCAAAGATAGCAGTTATTCTTGGAACTGCATTTATAGTAAATTTGGCACCGAGAAAGTTGGATAAAATATGGGGCTTTTTACGGGTATTACTGTTTATGGGCCCACTTTTGGGATTAATTGTTGCGGAGAACTTTTCAACGGGATTAATTATTGGTCTAATTATAGTTGCAATCAGTTTTGTAGCCAGTAAGAAAAAGGCTTATTTTATAATATCAGGAGCAGCTTTAGCCGGGTTAGCATCATTGTTGATAATTTTTGTTGACTTTAGAACTACCCGATTTGAAGCCTGGAGAAATGTAGAGACCCATGAGAAAGGTTATCAAATTCTACAGGGCTTATATGCCATTGCCTCAGGAGGGGTATTTGGCAAAGGCTTGGGAGAGAGTATGCAAAAGTTAGGCTTCATACCGGAATCCCATAACGATATGATTTTTTCAGTTGTTTGTGAGGAGCTGGGTCTATTTGGCGCAGTAACCTTAATACTGTTATTTATACTTTTACTTTGGCGTATTTTTATTATTGCCATTAACGCACCGGATTTATACGGAGGACTTATTGCAACCGGTGTACTGGTACATATAGCTTCCCAAGTTTTAATTAATATTGCTGTAGTAACCAGTACTATACCACCGACCGGAATTCCCCTGCCCTTTATCAGTTATGGTGGAAGTTCCTTGATGGTTATTCTGTTTGAAATGGGGATTGTACTTAGCATCTCCAATCAGATTAAGGTTCAAAGAAGTAGATAG
- the mraY gene encoding phospho-N-acetylmuramoyl-pentapeptide-transferase has product MNFSDFQVILPVIISFGVCVVFCPILIPFLKRLKFGQYVRQDGPESHLKKSGTPTMGGIIIVLSISITCLFYLKDNKEIIPVLFATIGFGIIGFLDDYIKVVMKRSMGLKPWQKLIGQILVTAVFGIYLVNSVEDVTLMLIPFSGGKYVDISYLFLPMMFIVVLGTVNGSNFTDGLDGLESSVTVLIATFFTVVAIGMKSGLSPICGAVAGSLLAFLLYNVYPAKVFMGDTGSLALGGFVASTAYMLRMPLFIVLVAFIYLAEVISVMLQVGYFKLTGGKRLFKMAPLHHHFELMGWSETRIVAVFSIITTILCLIALMGIN; this is encoded by the coding sequence ATGAACTTTTCAGATTTTCAGGTTATATTACCGGTTATAATATCGTTTGGAGTCTGTGTGGTATTTTGTCCTATTTTAATACCCTTTTTAAAACGTTTGAAATTTGGCCAGTATGTAAGACAGGATGGGCCGGAATCTCATTTAAAGAAATCAGGAACACCGACTATGGGTGGAATAATAATTGTACTTAGTATTTCTATTACCTGTCTTTTCTATTTGAAGGATAACAAGGAAATCATACCGGTCTTATTTGCCACTATTGGTTTTGGTATCATTGGTTTTTTAGATGACTACATAAAAGTGGTAATGAAACGTTCCATGGGTCTAAAGCCTTGGCAGAAATTAATAGGGCAGATTCTTGTAACTGCGGTATTTGGTATTTATCTGGTAAATTCTGTAGAGGACGTTACTTTAATGCTGATACCATTTTCAGGAGGAAAGTATGTAGATATTTCTTACTTATTTCTCCCCATGATGTTTATAGTAGTACTGGGTACAGTTAACGGCTCCAATTTTACCGATGGACTAGACGGATTAGAATCTAGTGTTACGGTTTTAATTGCCACCTTTTTTACCGTAGTGGCTATAGGTATGAAGAGTGGACTTTCTCCAATCTGTGGAGCAGTGGCAGGCAGCCTACTGGCCTTCTTGCTTTATAATGTATATCCTGCTAAAGTGTTTATGGGAGATACAGGATCACTGGCCCTAGGTGGATTTGTAGCCTCAACGGCATATATGCTTAGGATGCCCTTATTTATTGTACTTGTGGCATTTATATATTTAGCAGAGGTAATCTCTGTTATGCTACAGGTAGGATATTTTAAATTAACCGGTGGAAAAAGGCTGTTTAAGATGGCTCCACTCCATCATCATTTTGAATTAATGGGCTGGTCAGAGACTAGGATAGTTGCCGTATTTTCTATTATAACTACTATATTATGCCTAATAGCTCTGATGGGAATTAATTAA
- a CDS encoding penicillin-binding transpeptidase domain-containing protein, with product MARCRTYNKRNILIIVIAILLGTLILTGRLVYLMIFKSEYYSARAKALHERERPIKAKRGNIYDINGVRIAANKPVCTISVIHSQIKDPEKVIKVLSEELGISEETVRKRVEKVTSIERIKSNVDKEIADRIREYKLEGVMVDEDYKRYYPYDSLASKVIGFTGSDNQGVIGLEVKYENYLKGIDGTILTLTTAHGIEIENAAESRIEPQPGNDLYISLDINIQEYAQQAAYKVMEAKSANNVKLIVMDPRDGKIYAMVNAPEFNLNDPYTLINEIAKDYVDETLSSEKLNELLNGMWRNACISDTYEPGSAFKIVTAAAALEEKLVKLDDKFFCPGYKKVEDRTIRCHKAGGHGSQTFIDGIKNSCNPVFMEIGARLGVEKTYEYYKKLGLFNRTGVDIPGEANSIMHNMDVVGAVELATMSFGQSFQITPLQLLVATSAIINGGKLITPHFGLEVKAADGRIVKTLEYKTSDNGVSKETSKIMKELLEAVVSDGTGKRAYLPGFRIGGKTATSEKLPRRSGKYISSFIGFAPADDPQVIALVLIDEPVGIYYGGTIAAPVIAELFDNILPYMGIEERYTEKEEEEFKVGTFLVPDFIGKTKQEMKDLLKIYDFGEIYTLGEGEVVTEQFPLPGENVNRNSPLVLYY from the coding sequence ATGGCAAGATGCAGAACATATAACAAAAGGAATATCCTGATAATTGTAATAGCTATCCTATTAGGAACCCTAATCTTGACCGGAAGACTGGTATACTTAATGATTTTTAAATCGGAGTATTATTCGGCCCGTGCCAAGGCACTTCATGAAAGGGAAAGACCTATTAAGGCCAAGAGGGGCAATATCTATGATATTAATGGAGTAAGAATAGCTGCTAATAAACCGGTTTGTACGATTTCGGTTATTCATAGTCAGATAAAAGATCCCGAGAAGGTTATCAAGGTACTGTCAGAAGAATTAGGTATTAGTGAGGAAACCGTAAGAAAGAGAGTAGAGAAGGTTACATCCATTGAAAGGATTAAATCCAATGTTGATAAGGAGATTGCAGATAGAATTAGGGAATATAAGCTAGAGGGTGTTATGGTTGATGAGGATTATAAGCGTTATTATCCTTATGACAGCCTAGCTTCTAAGGTAATAGGATTTACCGGCAGTGACAATCAAGGTGTAATAGGCTTAGAGGTAAAATATGAGAATTACCTAAAAGGAATTGACGGAACCATACTTACTCTGACAACGGCCCATGGAATTGAGATAGAAAATGCCGCAGAAAGTAGAATAGAACCTCAGCCGGGAAATGATTTATATATAAGCCTTGATATAAACATACAAGAGTATGCACAGCAGGCAGCTTATAAAGTAATGGAAGCTAAAAGTGCCAATAATGTTAAGCTTATTGTTATGGATCCCAGAGACGGTAAGATTTATGCAATGGTAAATGCACCGGAGTTTAATCTAAATGATCCCTATACTTTAATCAATGAAATTGCCAAAGATTATGTGGATGAAACCTTAAGTTCAGAAAAACTAAACGAACTGCTAAACGGAATGTGGCGTAATGCCTGTATCAGTGATACATATGAGCCCGGCTCTGCCTTTAAGATTGTAACGGCTGCAGCTGCATTAGAGGAAAAGTTAGTAAAGCTTGATGATAAATTTTTCTGCCCCGGATATAAGAAGGTGGAAGACAGAACCATCCGCTGTCACAAAGCCGGCGGACATGGAAGCCAGACTTTTATTGACGGTATAAAAAATTCCTGTAATCCGGTTTTTATGGAAATAGGAGCCAGGTTAGGGGTTGAGAAAACATATGAATATTATAAAAAGTTAGGACTTTTTAACAGAACCGGTGTGGATATACCGGGAGAGGCCAACTCCATTATGCATAATATGGATGTTGTTGGTGCTGTAGAACTTGCCACCATGTCTTTTGGCCAATCCTTTCAGATAACCCCCCTACAGTTACTTGTAGCTACCAGTGCTATAATTAACGGTGGGAAGCTAATAACTCCCCATTTTGGACTTGAAGTAAAAGCTGCTGACGGAAGGATTGTAAAAACATTGGAATATAAAACTTCCGATAATGGTGTATCTAAGGAAACTTCAAAGATAATGAAGGAACTTTTAGAAGCAGTAGTTTCCGACGGTACAGGTAAAAGAGCTTATCTTCCCGGTTTTCGTATAGGGGGAAAGACAGCTACTTCCGAAAAACTGCCAAGAAGAAGCGGAAAATATATATCATCATTTATCGGCTTTGCTCCGGCAGATGATCCCCAGGTAATAGCCCTGGTCTTAATTGATGAGCCGGTTGGAATTTACTATGGAGGAACTATAGCCGCTCCGGTTATTGCAGAATTATTTGATAATATACTTCCCTATATGGGGATTGAAGAAAGATATACTGAGAAAGAAGAGGAAGAATTTAAAGTAGGTACTTTTCTAGTACCGGATTTTATCGGAAAAACTAAGCAGGAAATGAAAGACCTATTAAAGATTTATGACTTTGGGGAAATCTATACCCTTGGAGAGGGAGAGGTTGTAACAGAGCAGTTCCCCCTTCCCGGTGAAAATGTAAACAGAAATAGTCCCCTAGTACTTTATTACTAA